The Kiritimatiellia bacterium genome has a window encoding:
- the zwf gene encoding glucose-6-phosphate dehydrogenase, which yields MTETPTLQVEHDKPLSLVLVGASGDLAQKKILPALFSLFSQNLLPPEVRFYGFARTPMTDTEFRQKAMEHLTCRYVPGANCAQWMDRFLARCHYQAGQYHSADSFLDLFRRMKGFEKTAEVNRLFYLAIPPSVFLDVAHALADAGLVTCGPGRGWSRVVMEKPFGRDRASSDEMARELVHVFSERQIYRIDHYLGKELVQNLLVLRFANIVFEPLWSREFIRGVDICWKEDIGIGSRGGYYDGIGVIRDVMQNHLLQILSLLAMERPAAVDARAVRDEKVKVLRAIPPLRQKDLVLGQYTGVERRGRRQPGYLEEPGVAPDSVTPTYAACVLRVENDRWRGVPFFMRAGKGLDGRLAEIRVRFRPVPGNPFARLLPVLPENDLIIRVQPDEAINLRIINKAPGLALRLEETALDLRYHAAFKEIIPDAYECLLLDALRGDKSLFIRADELAAAWDIFTPILHETEIDRVRPEPYPFGSAGPAATRELAAREGIECE from the coding sequence ATGACCGAAACGCCGACGCTCCAGGTGGAACATGACAAGCCGTTGAGCCTCGTCCTCGTGGGCGCCTCCGGCGACCTGGCCCAGAAAAAAATCCTGCCGGCCCTCTTCTCGCTCTTCAGCCAGAACCTCCTCCCGCCCGAGGTCCGCTTCTACGGCTTCGCGCGCACGCCCATGACCGACACGGAGTTCCGGCAGAAGGCGATGGAGCACCTGACCTGCCGCTATGTGCCCGGCGCGAACTGCGCCCAGTGGATGGACCGATTCCTCGCGCGCTGCCACTACCAGGCCGGCCAGTACCACTCGGCGGATTCGTTCCTCGACCTGTTCCGGCGCATGAAGGGCTTCGAGAAAACCGCCGAAGTCAACCGCCTCTTCTACCTCGCCATCCCGCCGTCCGTATTCCTCGACGTGGCCCACGCCCTGGCCGACGCCGGGCTCGTCACGTGCGGCCCCGGCCGCGGCTGGTCGCGCGTGGTGATGGAAAAGCCCTTCGGCCGCGACCGGGCGTCCTCGGACGAAATGGCCCGCGAACTGGTCCACGTCTTCAGCGAACGGCAGATCTACCGGATCGATCACTACCTCGGCAAGGAACTCGTCCAGAACCTGCTGGTCCTTCGCTTCGCCAACATCGTGTTCGAGCCGCTCTGGAGCCGCGAGTTCATCCGGGGCGTGGACATCTGCTGGAAGGAAGACATCGGCATCGGCTCGCGCGGCGGCTACTACGACGGCATCGGCGTCATACGCGACGTGATGCAGAACCACCTGCTGCAGATCCTCTCCCTGCTGGCCATGGAGCGCCCCGCCGCCGTGGACGCCCGCGCCGTGCGCGACGAGAAGGTGAAAGTCCTGCGGGCCATCCCGCCCCTTCGTCAAAAAGACCTCGTGCTGGGCCAGTATACCGGCGTCGAGCGCCGCGGGCGCCGCCAGCCCGGGTACCTTGAGGAGCCCGGCGTGGCGCCGGACTCGGTCACGCCCACCTACGCCGCCTGCGTGCTGCGCGTCGAAAACGACCGTTGGCGGGGAGTCCCGTTCTTCATGCGCGCCGGCAAAGGGCTCGACGGGCGGCTCGCGGAAATCCGGGTCCGCTTCCGGCCGGTGCCGGGCAATCCCTTCGCCCGGCTGCTGCCCGTCCTGCCGGAAAATGACCTCATCATCCGCGTGCAGCCCGACGAGGCCATCAACCTGCGCATCATCAACAAGGCGCCCGGCCTGGCCCTCCGCCTCGAGGAAACCGCGCTGGACCTGCGCTACCACGCCGCGTTCAAGGAGATCATCCCCGACGCCTACGAGTGCCTCCTGCTCGACGCCCTGCGGGGCGACAAGAGCCTCTTCATCCGCGCCGACGAGCTGGCCGCCGCCTGGGATATCTTCACCCCGATCCTCCACGAAACGGAAATCGACCGCGTCCGGCCGGAGCCCTATCCGTTCGGCAGCGCCGGCCCCGCCGCCACCCGCGAACTCGCCGCGCGAGAAGGGATCGAATGCGAATGA
- a CDS encoding GNAT family N-acetyltransferase — translation MKKRNYTIREAGFADAPAIFAIIKRHPDELVPRPVSDIIQNIDRFLVAVVDGAIVGNVSWGILPEIGQAKHPTIEIKSVAVDRAYRGTGMGRALVQAAIRRVKKLKPEMVIVLTFKPDFFRKFGFAEVPKESIMHKLYTGCVNCTKYDSPFTCPEVAMGLKWKYEPPAPRGK, via the coding sequence ATGAAAAAACGAAACTACACGATACGGGAGGCCGGGTTCGCGGATGCCCCGGCGATCTTCGCCATCATCAAGCGGCACCCGGACGAGTTGGTGCCCCGCCCGGTCAGCGATATCATCCAGAACATCGACCGCTTCCTCGTGGCGGTGGTGGACGGTGCGATCGTCGGCAACGTGTCCTGGGGCATCCTGCCCGAGATCGGGCAGGCCAAGCATCCGACGATCGAGATCAAATCCGTGGCCGTGGACCGCGCCTACCGCGGCACCGGGATGGGGCGGGCCCTGGTCCAGGCCGCGATCCGGCGCGTGAAGAAGCTGAAGCCCGAAATGGTGATCGTGCTGACGTTCAAGCCGGACTTTTTCCGGAAGTTCGGGTTCGCCGAGGTGCCCAAGGAGAGCATCATGCACAAGCTCTACACGGGTTGCGTGAACTGCACCAAGTACGATTCCCCGTTCACCTGCCCGGAAGTCGCGATGGGCTTGAAGTGGAAGTACGAGCCGCCGGCGCCCCGCGGGAAGTAA
- a CDS encoding Nif3-like dinuclear metal center hexameric protein, translating to MTKLERLVAALDRELRIDQFRDASRNGLQVANDGRVRRIECGVDANLEFFEAARRRGADLLICHHGLSWGDSMTRLTGVQYRRVAFLIRNNMALYAAHLPLDAHPRLGNNVQIARAMGIRGLKPFGNYHGQVIGWAGRLASPMPFAAFKKRAERVLRHGLQTMEYGPATVRTVAVVSGGAADLVEEAGRKGLDVFLSGEPALQARTPAMEYGVHAVFAGHYATELFGVRAAGAYLTRRFRVPCETLDFRVPF from the coding sequence ATGACGAAACTGGAACGCCTGGTCGCGGCCCTGGACCGCGAACTGCGCATCGATCAGTTCCGCGATGCGTCCCGCAACGGCCTGCAGGTGGCCAACGACGGCCGGGTCCGGCGGATCGAGTGCGGCGTGGACGCCAACCTGGAGTTTTTCGAAGCCGCCCGGCGCCGGGGGGCCGACCTGCTGATCTGCCACCACGGCTTGAGCTGGGGCGATTCCATGACCCGGCTGACCGGGGTTCAGTACCGGCGGGTCGCGTTCCTCATTCGAAACAACATGGCTTTGTATGCGGCGCACCTGCCGCTGGACGCTCACCCGCGGCTCGGCAACAACGTGCAGATCGCCCGCGCCATGGGCATTCGCGGGCTGAAGCCGTTCGGGAACTACCACGGACAGGTGATCGGCTGGGCGGGGCGCCTGGCAAGCCCCATGCCGTTCGCCGCGTTCAAGAAGCGCGCGGAGCGCGTCCTGCGCCACGGCCTGCAGACCATGGAGTACGGCCCGGCGACGGTGCGGACGGTCGCGGTGGTGTCGGGCGGCGCGGCGGACCTGGTCGAGGAGGCGGGGCGCAAGGGGCTCGACGTCTTCCTGTCCGGCGAGCCCGCCCTGCAGGCCCGGACCCCGGCGATGGAATACGGAGTGCACGCCGTCTTCGCGGGACATTACGCCACCGAACTCTTCGGCGTGCGCGCGGCCGGCGCATACCTGACCCGCCGCTTCCGGGTGCCGTGCGAGACGCTGGATTTCCGCGTGCCCTTCTGA
- a CDS encoding DUF4339 domain-containing protein produces the protein MNWYLRKAGSETVYGPVDEKNLEAWAADGRVAPNDLVSADRREWKPAPTVSSLKMEWVAQLPDGKPFGPVPSQALRELIRSGELKPDTPVRSAKSGLTMTLSALLESEEKPSAAELKWKAEAEAARKASAESETRAGQADAALKTARETLARTEQERDRALQRAAEAEKKALDLEKNAEAAEARARAAAEQRAAEQAKAASAAERLAAETRTLQEQLDRVRRETDDAAAAAASEAAQARGRAEQAAREAAEARAAAQKQTAELQARSAQLASARAEIATWREQCERARVAATEAAAQAEKARQEAAKPSADLVPRDLLEEARRRIAQLERGYKQALQTVQRSLSARVGENQSMPPEQLRRGDIA, from the coding sequence ATGAATTGGTATCTGCGGAAGGCCGGGAGCGAAACCGTATACGGCCCGGTGGACGAGAAGAACCTCGAGGCCTGGGCCGCCGACGGCCGCGTGGCGCCCAATGACCTTGTCTCGGCGGACCGGCGGGAATGGAAGCCGGCCCCGACTGTTTCCAGCCTGAAGATGGAATGGGTGGCTCAATTGCCCGACGGCAAGCCGTTCGGGCCCGTGCCGTCCCAGGCCCTGCGCGAGTTGATCCGCAGCGGCGAACTGAAACCCGACACCCCCGTCCGATCCGCGAAGTCAGGACTGACCATGACGCTCTCCGCCCTGTTGGAGAGCGAAGAGAAACCCTCCGCGGCCGAGTTGAAATGGAAGGCCGAGGCGGAGGCGGCACGGAAGGCGTCGGCCGAATCGGAAACCCGCGCCGGCCAGGCCGATGCGGCGCTGAAAACAGCCCGGGAGACGCTGGCCCGGACGGAGCAGGAGCGAGACCGGGCCCTGCAGCGCGCCGCGGAGGCCGAGAAGAAGGCGCTCGATCTGGAAAAAAATGCCGAGGCGGCCGAGGCTCGGGCCCGGGCGGCGGCGGAACAACGCGCGGCAGAGCAGGCGAAAGCCGCGTCGGCCGCCGAGCGCCTCGCCGCCGAGACCCGGACCCTCCAGGAGCAACTGGACCGGGTCCGGCGGGAGACGGACGACGCGGCCGCCGCCGCGGCATCGGAAGCCGCCCAGGCGCGGGGTCGCGCCGAGCAGGCCGCCCGGGAAGCCGCGGAGGCCCGGGCCGCGGCCCAGAAACAAACCGCCGAACTGCAGGCGCGCTCCGCCCAGCTCGCGTCGGCCCGGGCGGAGATCGCTACCTGGAGGGAGCAGTGTGAGCGCGCCCGCGTCGCCGCGACGGAAGCGGCCGCGCAGGCGGAAAAGGCGCGGCAGGAGGCCGCGAAACCGTCCGCCGACCTGGTGCCCCGCGACCTCCTGGAAGAAGCGCGTCGGCGCATCGCGCAACTGGAGCGCGGGTACAAGCAGGCGCTGCAGACGGTCCAGCGCAGTCTTTCGGCCAGGGTCGGGGAAAACCAGTCCATGCCGCCCGAGCAACTGCGGCGGGGGGATATCGCGTGA